Proteins from a genomic interval of Rosa chinensis cultivar Old Blush chromosome 2, RchiOBHm-V2, whole genome shotgun sequence:
- the LOC112185353 gene encoding receptor-like serine/threonine-protein kinase SD1-8 gives MVVGSCTPAQLLQICLSASFLCSQSMDTKTNLMKSMVSVLLLCLSLKTHISLAADTITVNQSLSGDQTIVSAGGVFELGFFNPGNSKYYIGIWYRRSPRNVVWVANREQPVSDASSELRISDGNLVLFSESKSPIWSTNVSTSGTSVHAVLFDNGNLVLRAGNSSQPLWQSFDHPTDTLLAEGRIGFSSITKQKQSLTSWKSLEDPAPGLYSIELDPNETSSYIELWNGSRQYWTSGPWDVKTRRFSLIPEMRLNYIFNFSYVTNKNESYFTYSLYDPTILSRCLIDVSGQVKQLSWLRSSIDWDLFWSQPRQQCKVYAFCGAFGNCNEKSSPFCNCLTGFEPKSKVDWDLQDYSGGCSRRTDLYSGNATSDNAEKDRFLDMPSMSLPENQESVDAASIVQCESICLNNQSCTAYAYDSNGCRIWIGDLFNLEQLTGDDSNGTTLYLRLAASEFKNFKSAKSHANKRSLIIATVSATAGLLIVIVGCIFWKKTLGKRRGRRRKYDETISNVGAKNDAELPVYSLKSILVATNNFSETNKLGEGGFGPVYKGILTESQEVAIKRLSKKSGQGHQEFMNELKLIAKLQHTNLVRLLGCCIEEGEMILIYEYMPNRSLDKFLFDASENTKLDWDKRFQIIEGVAQGVLYIHKYSRLKIIHRDLKTSNVLLDDTMKPRISDFGMARIFGINQTEANTNRVVGTYGYMAPEYGLYGQFSEKSDVFSYGVLLLEIVSGKRSGSFYHVEQVVTLAGWAWELWKEGKGMEVIDASIRETCRPHEALRCIYVGFLCLQQSPADRPTMSSVIHMLQASDATSLPPSKEPAFSTDIRNSSARGSSSETSTRFSNNEVTISLPEAR, from the exons ATGGTTGTGGGGAGCTGTACACCCGCCCAACTCCTACAAATTTGCTTGTCTGCAAGTTTTTTATGCAGCCAATCCATGGATACCAAAACCAACCTAATGAAGTCCATGGTTTCTGTTCTTTTGTTATGCCTATCTCTCAAAACTCATATCTCTCTTGCCGCTGACACCATCACTGTAAACCAATCTCTCTCTGGTGATCAAACCATTGTTTCAGCAGGTGGAGTTTTTGAACTGGGTTTCTTCAATCCAGGTAACTCAAAGTACTATATAGGCATTTGGTACAGGAGAAGTCCAAGAAACGTTGTCTGGGTGGCGAATAGGGAGCAACCAGTCTCCGACGCGTCATCAGAATTGAGGATCTCAGATGGTAATTTGGTTCTGTTTAGTGAGTCCAAAAGTCCAATTTGGTCCACAAATGTCTCCACATCAGGTACATCTGTTCACGCAGTTCTTTTTGATAACGGGAACCTTGTTTTAAGAGCTGGGAATTCATCCCAGCCTTTATGGCAGAGTTTTGATCACCCAACTGACACTTTGCTAGCAGAAGGTAGAATTGGGTTCAGTTCTAttactaaacaaaaacaaagtttGACTTCATGGAAGAGTTTAGAGGATCCTGCACCAGGTCTCTATTCTATTGAGCTAGACCCAAATGAAACCAGCTCATACATTGAGTTGTGGAATGGGTCTAGACAGTATTGGACCAGTGGACCATGGGATGTAAAGACTCGGAGATTCAGTTTGATTCCTGAGATGAGGCTTAATTACATCTTCAATTTCAGCTATGTGACAAACAAAAACGAAAGCTATTTCACCTATTCTCTTTATGATCCTACAATCTTGTCTAGATGTCTGATCGATGTCTCGGGGCAGGTTAAGCAACTGTCATGGTTGAGATCTTCCATAGACTGGGATTTGTTTTGGTCTCAACCAAGACAACAATGCAAAGTCTATGCCTTTTGTGGGGCTTTTGGCAATTGCAATGAGAAGTCCTCACCCTTCTGTAATTGTTTGACTGGTTTTGAGCCGAAATCGAAGGTGGATTGGGATTTGCAGGATTATTCTGGTGGTTGTTCAAGAAGAACTGATCTGTATTCTGGGAATGCTACCAGTGATAATGCGGAAAAAGACCGATTTCTAGACATGCCTAGCATGTCATTACCTGAAAATCAAGAGTCTGTAGATGCTGCGAGTATTGTTCAATGTGAATCAATCTGCTTAAATAACCAATCTTGCACTGCTTATGCTTATGACAGCAATGGATGCCGAATTTGGATTGGAGATCTCTTCAATCTGGAACAACTCACGGGAGATGACAGTAATGGAACAACATTGTACCTCAGACTTGCAGCTTCCGAGTTTAAGAATTTTAAGA GTGCCAAGAGTCATGCTAATAAGCGGTCCCTTATAATTGCAACAGTCTCAGCAACAGCAGGATTGCTTATAGTAATTGTTGGCTGCATCTTTTGGAAGAAAACTTTGGGAAAGAGAAG GGGGCGTAGAAGGAAGTACGATGAGACTATAAGTAATGTTGGTGCAAAGAATGATGCAGAACTACCAGTCTATAGTTTAAAGAGCATATTAGTTGCTACAAACAACTTCTCTGAAACTAATAAACTGGGAGAGGGAGGATTTGGCCCTGTTTATAAG GGTATTTTAACTGAAAGTCAAGAAGTAGCCATAAAAAGGCTATCAAAGAAGTCTGGGCAAGGACATCAGGAGTTCATGAATGAGTTGAAACTCATAGCCAAGCTCCAACACACCAATCTTGTTAGGCTCTTGGGTTGCTGTATTGAAGAGGGGGAAATGATACTGATCTATGAGTACATGCCTAATCGAAGTCTGGACAAATTCTTGTTTG ATGCATCTGAAAACACAAAATTGGATTGGGATAAACGCTTTCAAATTATAGAGGGTGTTGCTCAAGGAGTTCTATATATCCACAAGTACTCTAGACTGAAAATAATTCATAGGGACTTAAAAACAAGTAATGTTCTGTTGGATGACACAATGAAGCCCAGAATTTCAGACTTTGGAATGGCAAGAATTTTCGGAATAAATCAAACTGAAGCAAATACCAACAGGGTTGTTGGGACATA TGGATACATGGCACCAGAATATGGACTTTATGGTCAATTTTCTGAGAAGTCAGATGTATTTAGCTATGGGGTGTTGTTGCTAGAGATTGTGAGCGGAAAGAGGAGTGGTAGTTTTTACCATGTTGAACAAGTAGTCACTCTTGCTGGATGG GCATGGGAATTATGGAAAGAAGGTAAAGGAATGGAGGTGATTGATGCATCCATAAGGGAAACATGTCGGCCTCATGAAGCTTTAAGGTGTATCTATGTTGGTTTCTTGTGTCTTCAACAATCTCCTGCTGATCGACCGACTATGTCTTCGGTAATTCATATGCTGCAAGCCAGTGACGCAACATCACTCCCACCCTCCAAAGAACCTGCTTTTTCTACTGATATTAGGAATTCTAGTGCCCGTGGTTCTTCCTCCGAAACATCTACCAGATTTTCCAACAATGAAGTCACCATTAGCTTGCCAGAAGCTCGGTAG